The proteins below are encoded in one region of Acidobacteriota bacterium:
- the ndhC gene encoding NADH-quinone oxidoreductase subunit A: protein MDQTTIALLVLFAAAVATPAGMLTVSAIAGPARRRRRTDMTPYECGVQPFTSARGRFSLKFYLVAMLFIVFDIEAVFLYPWAVELKQQVLSGRGLFVFFEMMVFLGILIVGFIYVWGRGALEWDR from the coding sequence GTGGACCAGACAACCATTGCCCTGCTCGTGCTCTTTGCCGCCGCGGTGGCCACCCCCGCGGGGATGCTGACGGTTTCCGCCATCGCGGGGCCGGCGCGCCGTCGACGGCGGACCGACATGACGCCCTACGAATGCGGCGTCCAGCCCTTCACTTCGGCCCGGGGGCGCTTTTCCCTCAAATTCTACCTGGTGGCGATGCTCTTCATCGTCTTCGACATCGAAGCCGTTTTCCTCTACCCCTGGGCGGTGGAACTCAAGCAGCAGGTGTTGTCCGGGCGCGGACTCTTCGTCTTCTTCGAGATGATGGTCTTCCTGGGCATTCTGATCGTTGGATTCATCTACGTCTGGGGCCGCGGCGCCCTGGAATGGGACCGCTGA
- the nuoD gene encoding NADH dehydrogenase (quinone) subunit D, protein MSEPVYRLPPDEDSERITINMGPSHPATHGVLRLVLELDGEVVKSCKPDLGYLHRGFEKIAENKTWQQFMTWTDRMDYLAPISNNTAYALAVEKLLGIEVPERCKDLRVILCEMARISAHLLWLGTHALDLGAMTVFFYTFQQREYLYDLFEKLTGARLTTSTIRIGGMARDASAEWLAEVGEWNEKVVKIYDECEGLLTRNRIWVDRTRDIGVMSAEEAIAMSLSGPVLRASGVEWDLRRAQPYLSYPDYDFEIPVGTVGDTYDRYLVRIEEMRQSSRIIRQALKKIPDGPINADAPKVVLPPKEKVLTSMEDLIHHFIILTEGIQPPKGEVYHAIEAPKGELGFYIVSDGGPAAYRCRIRAGAFVNLQSVEKMALGHMVADVVAIIGSLDPVMGEVDR, encoded by the coding sequence ATGAGCGAACCGGTCTACCGGCTGCCACCGGACGAAGACAGCGAGCGAATCACGATCAATATGGGGCCGAGCCATCCCGCGACCCACGGGGTGCTGCGCCTCGTTCTCGAACTCGACGGCGAGGTCGTCAAGAGCTGCAAGCCCGACCTGGGCTATCTGCACCGTGGATTCGAGAAGATCGCCGAGAACAAGACCTGGCAGCAGTTCATGACCTGGACCGATCGGATGGATTACCTGGCGCCGATCTCGAACAACACGGCGTACGCCCTGGCCGTTGAAAAACTGCTGGGCATCGAGGTCCCCGAGCGCTGCAAGGATCTGCGGGTGATTCTCTGCGAGATGGCCCGCATTTCGGCGCACCTGCTGTGGCTGGGCACCCATGCTCTCGACCTGGGTGCGATGACCGTCTTCTTCTACACCTTCCAGCAGCGTGAGTACCTCTACGACCTCTTCGAAAAACTCACCGGTGCGCGGCTGACGACCTCGACGATTCGCATCGGCGGGATGGCCCGCGACGCCAGCGCCGAGTGGCTCGCCGAAGTGGGGGAGTGGAACGAAAAGGTCGTCAAGATCTACGACGAGTGCGAAGGTCTGCTGACCCGCAACCGGATCTGGGTCGACCGGACTCGCGACATCGGCGTGATGAGCGCCGAGGAAGCCATCGCGATGAGCCTCAGCGGACCGGTGCTGCGGGCCTCCGGGGTGGAGTGGGACCTGCGGCGCGCCCAACCCTATCTCTCGTACCCGGACTACGACTTCGAGATTCCCGTAGGCACGGTGGGTGACACCTACGACCGCTACCTGGTGCGCATCGAGGAGATGCGCCAGAGTTCGCGGATCATCCGGCAGGCCTTGAAGAAGATTCCCGACGGGCCGATCAACGCCGACGCGCCGAAGGTCGTCCTGCCGCCGAAAGAGAAGGTCCTGACGTCGATGGAGGACCTGATCCATCATTTCATCATTCTCACCGAAGGCATCCAGCCCCCCAAGGGCGAGGTCTACCACGCCATCGAGGCGCCCAAGGGAGAGCTGGGGTTCTACATCGTCAGCGACGGGGGCCCCGCGGCCTACCGCTGTCGCATTCGGGCCGGAGCCTTTGTCAACCTTCAATCCGTAGAGAAGATGGCGCTGGGCCACATGGTGGCCGACGTGGTGGCCATCATCGGCAGCCTCGACCCCGTGATGGGCGAGGTCGACCGCTAG
- a CDS encoding NADH-quinone oxidoreductase subunit C has translation MGGENTAAHAPSLWDEGGSLERLREAFGEVEIGAQSFRGQTTLVVPVEALLDVLAFLRDDPECGYDFLTDVTAVHWPADAQPFEIVYHLYSFGRHTRLRVKTRLGPEATLPSVVELWPGANWLERECYDMFGVTFEGHPDLRRILMPDDFEGWPLRKEFPLKC, from the coding sequence ATGGGCGGCGAAAACACGGCGGCGCATGCGCCGTCCCTGTGGGACGAGGGCGGGAGTCTCGAGCGTCTGCGAGAGGCTTTCGGCGAGGTCGAGATCGGCGCGCAGAGTTTCCGCGGCCAGACCACCCTGGTCGTGCCCGTCGAGGCGCTGCTCGACGTGCTGGCCTTCCTGCGTGACGACCCCGAGTGTGGCTACGATTTTCTGACCGACGTCACGGCGGTGCACTGGCCGGCCGACGCCCAGCCCTTCGAGATCGTCTACCACCTCTATTCCTTCGGGCGCCATACACGGCTGCGGGTCAAAACGCGCCTCGGGCCGGAAGCGACTCTTCCTTCGGTAGTCGAGCTCTGGCCCGGCGCGAACTGGCTCGAGCGCGAGTGCTACGACATGTTCGGCGTGACCTTCGAGGGGCATCCGGACTTGCGGCGCATCCTGATGCCCGACGACTTCGAAGGTTGGCCGCTGCGCAAGGAATTCCCTCTCAAGTGCTGA